From one Bradyrhizobium sp. Ash2021 genomic stretch:
- a CDS encoding Hsp70 family protein, with protein sequence MSARFSLAIDLGTSNSAIAIADLESGETRIIEIAQTLGPNQIGEMPTLPSAIYIPHSEEFPESSFPLPWNDAGERAIIGQFARERGALVPDRLATSAKSWLSNPHIDPKQRILPWRSDIAEEKLSPFECSRLYLQHLRDAFLHTERAQGRDWDLSEGEIVVTVPASFDEVARSLTAEAAKAAGLEDVTLLEEPQAAFYAWMAQTRREWRNLIADGDIVLVCDVGGGTADFSLIAVTDVEGRLELERVSVGEHILLGVRPDRCCDGHLLAC encoded by the coding sequence ATGAGCGCTCGTTTCAGTCTTGCTATCGACCTCGGCACCAGCAACAGCGCAATCGCGATCGCCGATCTCGAGAGTGGTGAGACCAGGATTATCGAAATCGCGCAGACCCTAGGACCAAATCAGATCGGCGAGATGCCGACACTGCCGTCCGCCATTTATATTCCGCACTCCGAGGAGTTCCCGGAGAGTTCGTTTCCTCTGCCCTGGAACGATGCCGGGGAGCGCGCGATCATTGGCCAGTTCGCGCGCGAGCGGGGGGCGCTCGTGCCTGATCGCCTCGCGACCTCCGCCAAATCCTGGCTGTCCAACCCGCATATCGACCCGAAGCAGCGGATCCTGCCTTGGCGATCCGACATCGCGGAAGAGAAGCTCTCGCCATTCGAATGCTCACGCCTTTACCTCCAACATCTCAGGGACGCGTTCCTGCATACCGAACGGGCGCAGGGGCGGGATTGGGACCTCTCGGAAGGCGAGATCGTTGTAACCGTTCCTGCCTCGTTCGATGAGGTCGCAAGAAGCCTCACCGCCGAGGCCGCCAAGGCTGCGGGGCTTGAGGACGTCACATTGCTGGAGGAGCCGCAGGCTGCATTCTACGCCTGGATGGCGCAGACGCGCAGAGAATGGCGAAACCTGATTGCTGATGGCGATATCGTGCTGGTCTGCGATGTCGGTGGCGGGACAGCCGATTTCAGCTTGATCGCGGTCACAGATGTCGAAGGCCGCCTGGAACTTGAGCGTGTCAGCGTCGGCGAGCACATTCTGCTAGGAGTCCGTCCAGATAGGTGCTGCGACGGGCATTTATTGGCATGTTAG
- a CDS encoding DUF2760 domain-containing protein, translated as MHAMKAIAIIVLLLLVVVNALELLPAASAFQMYLSGGAVALSLVALIAILVGRGPSRDNRSAGAEAARPMPVTTRANQADAEIVNFLAMLQARGRLVDFLMDDINAHDDAQVGAAARVVHAGCKTALLEHFRISPLRAESEGSTVQVAAGYSPDEYRLLGKISGPAPFSGVLVHHGWKTDAVNLPRVLRSSTDRLPAIAPAEVELR; from the coding sequence ATGCATGCGATGAAAGCGATCGCCATCATAGTGCTCCTGCTCCTGGTCGTGGTGAACGCTCTGGAATTGCTGCCGGCAGCGAGCGCATTCCAAATGTATCTATCGGGTGGGGCGGTGGCGCTGAGCCTTGTCGCGCTGATAGCGATCCTGGTCGGGCGCGGCCCGTCACGGGATAACCGAAGTGCTGGCGCTGAGGCGGCCCGACCGATGCCTGTTACGACTCGCGCAAACCAGGCAGACGCCGAGATCGTCAACTTTTTGGCGATGCTACAGGCAAGGGGCCGGCTGGTCGATTTCCTGATGGACGACATCAACGCGCATGATGACGCCCAGGTTGGGGCAGCCGCGCGCGTGGTCCATGCCGGATGCAAGACCGCCCTGCTGGAGCACTTCCGAATCTCCCCCCTGCGTGCAGAGAGCGAGGGATCGACGGTGCAGGTCGCCGCTGGCTATTCGCCGGACGAGTACCGACTGCTGGGCAAGATCAGCGGCCCAGCGCCGTTCTCGGGAGTGCTTGTCCACCACGGCTGGAAAACGGATGCGGTGAATCTACCGCGCGTTTTGCGGAGCTCGACCGATCGACTTCCAGCAATCGCTCCGGCGGAGGTGGAACTGAGATAA
- a CDS encoding ABC transporter substrate-binding protein — translation MGGSRLRSAKALFVPSLKRGIVPSIGMHTISGERDRMAIHIRRREFIFTLGGAAVAWPLAARAQQPKVPTIGALVIGNISPEEFWREFRQGLRDLGYIEGQNIRFEFRSAEGRIDRLPELAAELVRLKVDVIVTWFTPTAVAAKQATREIPIVMAETGDPIGTGLVMSLHRPGGNVTGIASVTAELAGKSVQLIRDLLPSARRVTALANATDPFSKPFLEQIQLGGEATGTAIKPIRISNNEEFESAFAAMEKDRPDAIIVQPSLPSKRTAELALQHRVPAVSVPRWFVDQGGLMSYSPVYADLFRKAAVYVDKILKGAQPADLPVEQPTRFQLVINMKTAKALGITVPATLLARADELIE, via the coding sequence ATGGGCGGCTCAAGACTTCGCAGCGCAAAAGCATTGTTCGTTCCTTCGCTAAAGCGTGGTATTGTCCCTTCTATTGGGATGCACACGATCTCCGGCGAGAGGGATCGCATGGCAATCCACATCCGACGGCGAGAATTCATATTCACACTGGGCGGCGCGGCGGTCGCGTGGCCGCTCGCGGCGCGCGCGCAGCAGCCGAAGGTGCCAACCATCGGCGCGCTGGTTATTGGCAATATAAGCCCGGAAGAATTCTGGCGGGAGTTTCGGCAGGGACTACGCGATCTGGGGTATATCGAGGGGCAGAACATTCGATTTGAGTTTCGGTCGGCGGAAGGACGGATCGATCGGCTTCCCGAACTGGCAGCTGAGCTGGTTCGTCTCAAGGTCGATGTCATTGTCACTTGGTTCACGCCTACCGCTGTGGCGGCAAAGCAAGCGACGCGGGAAATCCCGATCGTGATGGCCGAGACCGGAGATCCGATCGGCACGGGCTTGGTCATGAGCCTTCACCGACCGGGTGGAAATGTCACCGGCATCGCGAGCGTAACCGCCGAACTGGCCGGCAAGAGCGTCCAATTGATCCGCGACCTGCTACCGTCGGCGCGCCGGGTCACCGCTCTGGCCAACGCGACCGATCCCTTCTCCAAACCTTTCCTCGAACAGATCCAGCTTGGCGGCGAAGCCACCGGAACCGCAATCAAACCAATCAGGATTAGCAACAATGAGGAGTTCGAGAGCGCTTTCGCCGCGATGGAGAAAGACCGGCCCGACGCCATCATCGTTCAGCCCAGCCTGCCGAGCAAGCGCACCGCCGAGCTGGCACTGCAACACCGCGTGCCGGCGGTTTCCGTGCCGCGCTGGTTCGTCGACCAAGGCGGGCTGATGTCGTACTCCCCGGTATATGCGGACCTTTTTCGCAAAGCTGCCGTGTACGTCGACAAAATCCTCAAAGGCGCCCAGCCCGCCGATTTGCCGGTCGAGCAGCCAACTCGCTTCCAACTGGTCATCAATATGAAAACCGCCAAGGCGCTTGGCATTACTGTGCCAGCGACGCTGCTCGCCCGCGCCGACGAGTTGATCGAATAG
- a CDS encoding IS110 family transposase, producing MSQTPNTAIAVIGIDIGKNSFHVVGHDARGAIALRQKWSRGQVEARLANIPPCLIGMEACVGAHHLSRKLASLGHDARLMPAKYVRPYSKGQKNDFNDAEAIAEAVQRPTMKFVATKTAEQLDLQALHRVRERLVSQRTGIINQIRAFMLERGIAVRQGIGFLRTELPTILATRTDALSPRMLRVIEELAGDWRRLNQRIDGLSGEIEALARQDQACSRLMTVPGIGPIISSAMVAAIGTGDVFSKGRDFGAWLGLVPKQISTGDRTILGKISRRGNRYLRVLFVQAAWVVLVKVKPTRWGYGLKRWIEAAKKRLHHNVLATALANKLARIAWAVLAKGRAFELTRTDDAGVRPA from the coding sequence ATGTCTCAGACACCCAATACCGCGATCGCCGTGATCGGCATCGATATCGGCAAGAACTCGTTCCACGTTGTGGGCCACGATGCGCGCGGCGCCATCGCACTGCGGCAAAAGTGGTCGCGTGGCCAAGTGGAGGCGCGGCTCGCCAATATACCGCCTTGCCTGATCGGCATGGAAGCCTGCGTCGGCGCCCATCACCTGAGCCGCAAACTCGCATCGCTGGGTCACGATGCCAGATTGATGCCGGCCAAATATGTCCGCCCCTATAGCAAGGGACAGAAGAACGACTTCAATGATGCCGAAGCGATTGCCGAAGCCGTGCAGCGCCCGACGATGAAGTTCGTGGCGACCAAGACCGCGGAGCAACTGGATCTGCAGGCGCTGCATCGGGTGCGCGAGCGACTGGTGTCGCAACGCACCGGCATCATCAACCAGATTCGCGCCTTCATGTTGGAACGCGGGATCGCCGTGCGCCAAGGTATCGGCTTCCTGCGCACGGAACTGCCCACCATCCTTGCGACGCGCACCGATGCCCTGTCGCCACGCATGTTGCGTGTCATCGAGGAGTTGGCAGGCGACTGGCGCCGACTGAATCAGCGTATCGATGGCCTCTCCGGCGAGATCGAAGCCCTGGCCCGTCAAGATCAGGCATGTTCGCGCCTGATGACGGTGCCCGGCATCGGGCCGATCATTTCGAGCGCCATGGTGGCCGCGATCGGCACTGGAGACGTATTCTCCAAAGGCCGCGACTTCGGCGCCTGGCTCGGACTGGTGCCCAAGCAGATCTCGACGGGAGACCGCACGATCCTCGGCAAAATCTCCAGGCGCGGCAATCGCTACCTGCGCGTTCTGTTCGTGCAGGCGGCATGGGTTGTGCTTGTGAAGGTGAAGCCCACCAGGTGGGGCTATGGGCTCAAGCGATGGATCGAGGCGGCCAAGAAGCGGCTGCATCACAACGTGCTCGCGACCGCGCTCGCCAACAAACTTGCCCGCATCGCCTGGGCGGTGCTGGCCAAAGGACGCGCCTTCGAGCTGACGAGGACCGACGATGCAGGCGTCCGACCCGCTTGA
- a CDS encoding ABC transporter substrate-binding protein has translation MKRREFITLLGGTVAWPLAARAQQPALPVIGFLNSGSADTYSDRVVAFREGLSELGYVEGQTVTVEYRWALGQYDRLAGLAAELVRRPVSVLVATGGEPAALAAKVATSTIPIVFAIGGDPIKLGLVASYNRLGGNATGTNILAGTLEAKRLGLLHELVPQTSAIGVLLNPNYQLYDSQLSDVQEAARTIRLQLHVLRANTDREIEAAFETLAQQRIGALAVAASPFFDTRRETLVSLSARYSIPTMYQFREFAVAGGLMSYGVSIRHVYRQIGVYTGRILKGARPADLPVVQPTKFELVINLKTARTLDLEIPATLLARADEVIE, from the coding sequence ATGAAGCGACGCGAGTTCATTACGCTCCTCGGCGGCACGGTGGCATGGCCGCTTGCAGCGCGTGCGCAACAGCCAGCACTGCCTGTCATTGGTTTCCTCAATAGCGGGTCAGCCGACACCTACTCAGATCGCGTTGTAGCGTTCCGCGAGGGCTTGAGCGAACTCGGCTATGTTGAAGGCCAGACAGTAACCGTCGAGTACCGCTGGGCGCTTGGCCAGTATGACCGACTAGCCGGGCTGGCGGCAGAACTCGTTCGGCGGCCTGTGTCCGTCTTGGTCGCGACAGGAGGCGAACCAGCGGCACTAGCGGCGAAAGTGGCGACCTCAACTATTCCGATCGTCTTTGCCATCGGCGGTGATCCGATCAAGCTCGGCCTCGTGGCGAGCTACAATCGGCTGGGCGGTAACGCCACCGGCACAAATATCTTGGCTGGCACCCTAGAAGCCAAGCGGCTCGGACTATTGCACGAACTGGTGCCACAAACTTCAGCGATCGGCGTGCTCCTTAATCCGAACTATCAACTCTATGACAGCCAACTAAGCGACGTGCAGGAGGCAGCGCGGACCATTCGTCTCCAGCTGCACGTTTTGCGCGCTAACACGGATCGGGAGATCGAGGCGGCATTTGAAACCCTTGCCCAACAGCGCATTGGAGCGTTGGCAGTTGCCGCCTCTCCATTCTTCGACACGCGCCGGGAAACGCTCGTTTCATTAAGCGCACGATACAGTATACCAACAATGTATCAATTTCGGGAGTTTGCTGTCGCCGGCGGCCTGATGAGCTATGGCGTCAGCATTCGGCATGTCTATCGTCAAATCGGTGTCTATACCGGCCGCATTCTAAAGGGAGCGCGTCCGGCCGACCTGCCGGTCGTACAACCGACTAAGTTTGAACTTGTGATTAATCTCAAGACTGCAAGAACGCTCGACCTCGAAATACCGGCGACGCTGCTCGCTCGTGCTGACGAGGTTATCGAATGA
- a CDS encoding c-type cytochrome, which produces MRNIRRPLAVLGSLFFFGQAVQAADPAPGPANADASALAASAPGTTLVTRGEYVARLGDCVACHTSEKGPPLAGGRELATPFGKVFSTNITPDKQTGIGQYSFAQFDHAMRNGVAADGHNLYPAMPYPSYAKVSDDDMRALYAYLQDGVAPIKRPNQPAEMRWPFSMRWGLMFWNWAFLDGMRFKPDAGRDAAWNRGAYLVQGLGHCGSCHTPRGIGFQEKAMSDAGSNGKYYLAGATVEAWRALSLRHLWTVEDTALLLKTGQNRFSTVSGSMAEVIHLSSQHFSDDDLIAIATYLKSLPPGQDEQPVPSVPERVQPSKLSDALFSTRGGLAYVQFCSNCHREDGGGVESIFPPLVQNPTVSSADPVTLVHIMLTGSQTAQTATHPRVWTMPAFARLSDREVAEILSFLRSSWGNNAKPVTPYDVAKIRAELDPKTTDSSKFETPRLADLLAAPNAAEVVRGMRLHLETRTLLPQHVGGDLTCNSCHLNAGTVADGSPFVGLSAFFPSYAPRVGKVITLEERINGCFRRSMNGVVLPIDGADLKAMVAYFDWMKGEFKPEDKVPGRGTGKVDRTIKPNVENGKRVYVEQCAACHGNNGEGLRRADGSVVFPPLWGVRSFNVGAGMARTYTAAAFVKRNMPISFSEKFPLGQGGLSDQDAVDVAEYFSHMPRPDFPDKVKDWPKDPKPSDARIEN; this is translated from the coding sequence ATGAGAAACATCCGGCGCCCGCTGGCGGTTCTCGGCAGCCTTTTCTTTTTTGGTCAGGCCGTTCAGGCCGCTGATCCTGCACCTGGACCTGCCAATGCCGATGCGAGCGCGCTGGCAGCTTCCGCGCCAGGCACAACGCTGGTTACGCGCGGTGAATACGTCGCAAGACTGGGCGACTGCGTTGCCTGCCACACGTCCGAGAAAGGGCCGCCGTTGGCGGGTGGACGCGAACTCGCGACGCCGTTCGGCAAAGTGTTTTCGACCAACATCACTCCCGACAAGCAAACCGGCATCGGGCAATATTCGTTTGCGCAATTCGATCACGCGATGCGCAATGGCGTGGCCGCCGACGGGCACAATCTATATCCCGCGATGCCCTATCCGTCCTACGCCAAAGTAAGCGACGACGACATGCGCGCGCTATACGCTTACCTTCAGGACGGTGTAGCACCGATCAAGAGGCCAAATCAGCCGGCGGAGATGCGTTGGCCTTTCAGCATGCGCTGGGGCTTGATGTTTTGGAATTGGGCGTTTCTGGATGGCATGCGGTTCAAGCCGGACGCAGGAAGGGATGCTGCCTGGAATCGGGGCGCGTACCTCGTACAGGGCCTTGGGCATTGCGGCTCCTGCCACACGCCGCGTGGCATCGGCTTCCAAGAGAAGGCGATGAGCGATGCAGGTTCCAATGGCAAATACTATCTCGCGGGCGCAACGGTCGAGGCGTGGCGCGCCCTCAGCTTGCGCCATCTGTGGACCGTGGAAGATACGGCTCTGCTGCTGAAAACGGGACAAAACCGTTTTAGCACGGTTTCCGGAAGCATGGCGGAGGTCATTCATTTAAGCAGCCAGCACTTCAGCGATGACGACCTGATCGCCATAGCCACCTACCTGAAATCCCTGCCACCGGGCCAAGATGAACAGCCGGTGCCGTCGGTGCCAGAGCGTGTTCAACCATCGAAACTATCCGACGCTCTATTTTCGACACGTGGCGGATTGGCATATGTCCAGTTCTGCTCGAACTGCCATCGCGAGGATGGCGGCGGAGTTGAAAGCATCTTCCCCCCGCTTGTACAGAACCCGACGGTCTCGTCCGCCGATCCGGTCACACTGGTACACATCATGCTGACAGGCTCGCAAACCGCTCAAACCGCTACCCATCCGCGTGTCTGGACGATGCCGGCTTTTGCCCGCCTCTCTGATCGGGAAGTGGCGGAAATTCTGAGCTTCTTGCGCAGCAGTTGGGGCAACAATGCCAAGCCGGTGACGCCGTATGACGTGGCGAAGATACGTGCAGAACTTGATCCCAAGACCACAGATTCCTCCAAATTTGAAACGCCGCGCCTCGCGGATCTGCTTGCCGCTCCCAATGCAGCTGAAGTTGTCCGTGGCATGCGACTGCATCTTGAGACCCGGACGCTGCTGCCGCAGCACGTCGGCGGTGACTTGACTTGTAACAGCTGTCATCTAAACGCCGGCACTGTGGCGGACGGCTCACCTTTCGTCGGCCTCTCCGCCTTCTTTCCTAGCTACGCCCCGCGCGTAGGCAAGGTGATAACGCTCGAAGAGCGCATCAACGGATGCTTCCGGCGATCCATGAATGGCGTCGTGTTGCCTATAGATGGGGCGGATTTGAAAGCCATGGTGGCCTATTTCGACTGGATGAAGGGCGAGTTTAAGCCGGAAGACAAGGTCCCCGGACGCGGCACTGGCAAGGTGGACAGAACGATCAAGCCAAATGTGGAGAATGGAAAGCGTGTGTATGTGGAGCAGTGTGCAGCTTGCCATGGCAATAACGGCGAGGGCTTGAGGCGGGCCGATGGTAGCGTCGTGTTTCCACCGCTTTGGGGCGTCCGCTCATTCAATGTCGGCGCTGGCATGGCGCGGACGTACACAGCGGCCGCGTTCGTGAAACGCAACATGCCGATCAGCTTCAGTGAGAAATTCCCGCTGGGGCAAGGCGGACTTTCGGATCAGGACGCCGTCGACGTTGCCGAGTATTTCTCGCATATGCCGCGCCCGGACTTCCCCGACAAGGTAAAGGATTGGCCCAAGGATCCCAAGCCGTCGGATGCACGTATTGAGAATTAG
- a CDS encoding OsmC family protein, translating into MATKTAYKSFRYKANTAWSSARRGTLSASGKANINVGSPPEFKGEPDIWAPEELLVGSVNTCMMLTFLTLAQAKGLTPVRYESEAEGLLEDIEGKYSITEVMVRPRVSLKDNAELERAREIMESVEAQCFISNSIKSKVSLAAELVVAPSPK; encoded by the coding sequence ATGGCGACAAAGACAGCTTACAAATCTTTTCGCTACAAGGCCAACACAGCCTGGAGCTCCGCCCGACGGGGTACGCTTTCTGCGTCGGGAAAAGCGAACATCAATGTTGGTAGTCCGCCTGAGTTTAAAGGCGAGCCAGACATCTGGGCACCTGAAGAGCTACTCGTGGGCTCAGTCAATACATGCATGATGCTGACCTTCCTCACGCTCGCCCAAGCGAAAGGCCTGACTCCGGTACGATATGAAAGTGAAGCCGAGGGCCTGCTCGAAGATATCGAAGGCAAGTACAGCATCACAGAGGTTATGGTTCGACCGCGCGTAAGCCTCAAAGACAACGCCGAACTCGAACGTGCCCGCGAAATCATGGAAAGCGTCGAAGCACAGTGCTTCATCTCGAATTCCATAAAATCGAAAGTCTCGCTCGCTGCTGAGCTTGTCGTTGCTCCCTCGCCAAAGTGA
- a CDS encoding DEAD/DEAH box helicase: MRTEIEHMREALASYIEATYHLSNAKVVDLRRRLLMEGGIAQTPYIESTPAYVGERKFATLALSPGIRDLLTQLASKEAGQLLFDPPYEHQAKALELTMGDKAAGTGIVVTTGTGSGKTEAFLLPILARLADEAIYRPNHFAKRAVRALLLYPMNALVNDQLGRLRTLFGSSAVRNAFTTAANRPVKFGRYTGRTLYPGVRDGKRDQTRLKTLEYYLKIEDSARNGNKKDQDLVRTLQEKGRWPAKPDSLVGAFDGLREWYGKPGQHWEDTNGDALRANERDQDSELLTRHEIQGACPDLLVTNYSMLEYMLLRPIEREIFAETRAFFEEHQDEKFFLILDESHLYRGANGTEVAYLIRRLLDRIGLPSSRVIFIATSASFSDADSATNFVSGLSGLDPAAITTLTGEKRAFQPAGQGPADVAEALAGVSLAELQSSALQDRSRVLVPLAKVAKATGSPVLLRRLDSGPYEIAATEGQPGPGDQPVGGVYVKERCTKTISG; this comes from the coding sequence ATGCGTACCGAAATTGAACACATGCGGGAGGCGCTCGCCTCCTATATTGAAGCAACTTACCACCTCTCAAACGCAAAGGTCGTCGATCTCCGCCGCCGATTGCTTATGGAGGGTGGTATTGCGCAAACGCCCTACATCGAGAGTACGCCCGCTTACGTTGGAGAGCGCAAGTTCGCCACTCTCGCGCTCTCTCCAGGGATCCGTGACCTGCTGACCCAGTTGGCATCCAAAGAGGCGGGCCAACTCCTTTTCGACCCGCCGTATGAGCATCAAGCCAAGGCGCTCGAATTGACTATGGGCGACAAAGCCGCCGGCACTGGAATTGTCGTCACCACCGGTACGGGGTCGGGCAAAACCGAGGCTTTCTTGCTCCCAATCCTGGCACGGCTCGCCGATGAGGCAATCTACCGCCCGAACCATTTTGCAAAGAGAGCAGTTCGAGCGTTGCTTCTCTATCCAATGAACGCTCTGGTTAACGACCAACTGGGTCGACTGCGTACGCTCTTTGGATCGTCGGCCGTCCGCAATGCCTTCACGACGGCCGCGAACCGGCCAGTTAAATTTGGCAGATACACGGGCCGTACACTCTATCCCGGTGTTAGAGATGGAAAACGCGACCAGACACGTCTCAAGACGCTCGAATACTATCTCAAGATCGAAGATAGCGCCCGTAACGGCAATAAGAAGGACCAGGACCTCGTCCGTACGTTGCAGGAGAAGGGTCGCTGGCCGGCCAAGCCGGACAGTCTCGTCGGTGCATTCGACGGCCTGCGTGAGTGGTACGGCAAACCCGGTCAGCACTGGGAAGACACCAACGGAGATGCACTCCGTGCAAATGAGCGTGATCAGGATTCCGAATTGCTCACGCGTCATGAGATCCAAGGAGCGTGCCCGGATCTGCTGGTCACCAACTACTCTATGCTCGAATACATGCTACTCAGGCCAATCGAGCGCGAGATATTCGCTGAGACGCGCGCGTTCTTCGAGGAACATCAGGATGAAAAATTTTTCCTGATCCTCGACGAGTCGCATCTCTATCGCGGCGCCAACGGCACCGAGGTCGCCTATCTGATTCGACGCCTCCTCGATCGGATCGGGCTGCCTTCGTCGCGCGTGATATTCATTGCGACTAGCGCATCCTTCTCGGATGCCGACTCGGCCACAAACTTCGTCTCAGGTTTGTCTGGCCTCGATCCCGCTGCGATCACTACGCTTACCGGCGAGAAGCGGGCGTTCCAACCCGCTGGGCAGGGCCCGGCGGATGTCGCCGAGGCTCTCGCTGGGGTATCACTCGCTGAGTTGCAATCATCTGCGCTTCAAGATCGGAGCAGAGTCCTCGTACCGCTCGCGAAGGTCGCCAAGGCAACCGGCTCGCCCGTGTTGCTCCGCCGCCTGGATAGCGGTCCATATGAAATTGCCGCTACCGAAGGCCAGCCGGGCCCGGGAGACCAGCCGGTGGGTGGCGTTTACGTCAAGGAGCGCTGCACCAAGACGATCAGCGGCTAA
- a CDS encoding site-specific integrase produces MQVNSRALTKRYVDSLKPAAKAILAFDASLAGFGVRVMPSGHRSYFVQYRNKHGRSRWFTIGAHGPMTVDKARKIAKDVLHAVAEGKDPADARKAFRNAPDMGQLLDRYVAEHVRKHNKTTIRAELERVVERYIRPALKALKVAAVTRGDIEKLHRSLAGTPRQANVVRAVCSKVFSLAEVWEMRPEGTNPCRRIPRHPEQHRERFLSGDELARLGAVLRLAASDGLPWIVKASKATAKHLPAEHHRRTVYPRVTTATVELLLYTGCRLSEVLNLRWEHIDLDAGTILLPTTKSGRAQTVTINAPARQILLNLRPDDDAEWVLPGKLDSSKPLKKDAMEAAWQKIRAAADLADVHLHDLRHTVGTYAGQSGANAFLVRDLLRHSDLSMTGRYVNKSDDPVRTLNDLVGERIAAGLEGRPPAVVVPLRR; encoded by the coding sequence ATGCAAGTTAATAGCCGCGCGCTGACGAAGCGCTACGTCGATAGCCTCAAGCCCGCTGCGAAAGCGATCCTGGCATTCGACGCCAGCCTGGCGGGGTTCGGCGTACGGGTCATGCCGAGCGGGCACCGCTCCTATTTCGTGCAGTACCGGAACAAGCACGGCCGCTCGCGATGGTTCACGATCGGCGCGCACGGGCCGATGACGGTGGATAAGGCGCGCAAGATTGCCAAGGACGTGCTGCACGCAGTGGCCGAGGGCAAAGACCCGGCCGACGCGCGCAAAGCATTCCGCAACGCTCCGGACATGGGCCAATTGCTCGATCGATACGTCGCGGAGCATGTCCGCAAGCATAACAAGACCACGATCCGCGCCGAATTGGAGCGGGTCGTCGAGCGCTATATCCGACCGGCGCTCAAGGCATTGAAGGTTGCCGCGGTGACCAGGGGCGATATCGAAAAGCTCCACCGGTCGCTGGCGGGAACGCCCCGGCAGGCCAACGTGGTGCGTGCCGTCTGTTCCAAGGTTTTTAGCCTAGCCGAGGTGTGGGAAATGCGCCCCGAGGGAACCAATCCCTGTCGGCGCATCCCGCGCCACCCCGAGCAGCATCGCGAGCGCTTCCTTTCCGGGGACGAACTGGCCCGCCTCGGCGCGGTCCTAAGGCTGGCTGCCAGTGACGGCTTGCCGTGGATAGTGAAGGCGTCGAAGGCCACGGCGAAGCATCTGCCGGCCGAGCACCACCGCAGAACGGTCTATCCACGGGTCACCACCGCCACGGTCGAGCTTCTGCTCTATACCGGGTGCCGCCTTTCCGAGGTGTTGAACCTGCGGTGGGAACATATCGATCTCGACGCTGGCACCATCCTGTTGCCGACGACGAAATCGGGGCGTGCGCAAACGGTGACGATCAACGCCCCGGCGCGTCAAATTCTTCTCAACCTTAGGCCTGACGACGACGCTGAATGGGTACTGCCCGGCAAACTCGATTCGTCAAAGCCCTTGAAAAAGGATGCCATGGAGGCGGCGTGGCAGAAAATCCGCGCGGCGGCCGACCTCGCGGACGTTCATCTGCATGATCTGCGACACACGGTGGGCACCTATGCCGGCCAATCCGGTGCAAACGCCTTCTTGGTGCGCGATCTTCTGCGGCATAGCGATCTATCGATGACGGGCCGCTATGTGAACAAGTCGGATGATCCGGTCCGGACCCTTAACGATCTTGTCGGCGAGCGCATCGCAGCCGGACTTGAAGGCCGGCCGCCGGCCGTTGTCGTTCCCCTTCGGCGATAA
- a CDS encoding DNA-binding protein — translation MTEDTDLITEIEAARMRCQSVRTLQMERLRGSGCRYVKMGRSVRYRRSDVLAFIASRVVSSTTEADALQVAHG, via the coding sequence ATGACGGAAGATACCGATTTAATCACGGAAATCGAGGCGGCGCGGATGCGCTGCCAAAGCGTTCGGACGCTGCAAATGGAGCGGCTGCGCGGGTCGGGCTGTCGTTATGTGAAGATGGGCCGATCGGTTCGCTATCGGCGCAGCGATGTGCTCGCCTTCATCGCTTCTCGCGTGGTGTCTTCGACCACCGAGGCAGACGCGCTGCAGGTGGCCCATGGATAA